The genomic DNA AAAAAAAGCAGCTAATTGTTGAATCAAAAAGGAATCGGAGATTAGGGTGGAGAATTAAGGGAATAGTGATGTCTAAAGGAGGTTATCAACCATGGAGAATCCAAGTAGAGAAGAGATCGGTCGCATCTTGAAACGGTCGAAGCGGATAGCAGTCATCGGACTGAGTGATAATCCCGCTCGGACCTCCTATACCGTCTCCCAGGCGATGCAGGCAAGCGGTTATGAAATCATCCCTGTTAATCCAACGATCGAGTCCGCTCTCGGGGTGCAGGCTGTCAGCAGTTTAAAAGACATCGAGGGTCCTGTCGATATCGTCAATGTCTTCAGACGTTCTGAATTCCTACCAGAAATTGCCCGCGAATTTGATGAGATCGATTCGCCAGTATTCTGGTCCCAGCTCGGTGTTGTGAATGAGGA from Rossellomorea marisflavi includes the following:
- a CDS encoding CoA-binding protein, whose protein sequence is MENPSREEIGRILKRSKRIAVIGLSDNPARTSYTVSQAMQASGYEIIPVNPTIESALGVQAVSSLKDIEGPVDIVNVFRRSEFLPEIAREFDEIDSPVFWSQLGVVNEEAYSFLKEKGYTVIMDRCIKVEHALTR